GGTGGCCATGATGATCTATGGGTTATTGGCGGCCATGATGGTCTGTGGGTTATTGGCAGCCACGATGGTCTATGGGTTATTGGCGGCCACGATGGACAGTAGGTTGATGGCGGCCATGATGGGCTGTGGGTTATTGGGGCCATGGTGGTCTATGGGTTATCGGCGGCCATGATGACCTATGGGTTATTAGCGGCCATGATGATCTATGGGTTATTGGTGGCCATGATGATCTATGGGTTATCGGTGGCCATGATGGACAGTAGGTTGATGGCGGCCATGGTGGTCTATGGGTTATCGGCGGCCATGATGGACAGTAGGTTGATGGCAACCATGATGGTTTATGGGTTATCGGCGGCCATGATGGACAGTAGGTTGATGGCGGCCATGATGGTTTATGGGTTATCGGTGGCCATGATGGTCCGTGGGTTATTGGGTCCATGGCGGGTCCTGGGTTGCTCTCCGCCCCGGTGCATGCTGGGATGCCACACGCCCCGGTGCATCGTGGGCTGACGCCCGCCCCGGTGCACCCTGGGCAGTGGGCGGGATCTACACGGTGCTGCAGACCAAGGCGCGGGTGACGGCCGACGAGTGGGGCGAGAGCTACGTGCTGGTGGGGCCGTACGTGGAGAGCAGCGTCCGCACGCaggtggagctgctggagccgCCCCAGCCCGCCCTGCGCCGCACGCTGGCGGCCATGAACGCCCAGGGCTGCAAGGTGGGCGCCCGGAGCGGGGATCTGCGGGCCGGGGGGGCACGGGAGGTGGGGGGGACgctgggggtctgtggggcgcCCAGAGCTCTgtgagcacccatgggtggggggatCAGGGGGTCACGAGAGGTGCGGGGAACCCTGGGGGTCTTTGGGGGTGCCCAGAGCACCCAAGGGTGCACctggggacccaggcatccggggggggcacccatgggtaGGGGGAGTCAGTGGTTGGGGGGATCTGGGGTCTTtggggcacccacagccccgcggggacccaggcgtccaggagggacccaggcgtccgggcagGCCAAGCCTTCAGGCTGCTgccaagggacccaggcgtccgggagggacccaggcgtccgggcgccctccccccacccccccaaggCACGTGGGGGTTATTTTTGGcgcccccccccagctcccgTTACCATCCCCCGCGCGGGAAAGGGCGGCAAAGGTCacggccgcccctcccccacaCCCCGAAAACGGGGGGATGGACCCATTTGGGGGGATTTTAACccattttggggttcaggtgcATTTCGGGCACCGGCTGATCGAGGGCAGCCCGGCCGTGGTGCtgatgggttttggggttcctgATGCTGCTGATTTCGGGGTGCCCTGTTTTGGGGCTCAGGTGCATTTCGGGCGCTGGCTGATCGAGGGCAGCCCAGCCGTGGTGCTGCTGATTTCGGGGTGCcctgttttggggttcaggtgcATTTCGGGCACCGGCTGATCGAGGGCAGCCCGGCCGTGGTGCTGCTGATTTCGGGGTGCcctgttttggggttcaggtgcATTTCGGGCACCGGCTGATCGAGGGCAGCCCGGCCGTGGTGCTGCTGATTTCGGGGTGCcctgttttggggttcaggtgcATTTCGGGCGCTGGCTGATCGAGGGCAGCCCGGCCGTGGTGCTGCTGATTTCGGGGTGCcctgttttggggttcaggtgcATTTCGGGCGCTGGCTGATCGAGGGCAGCCCGGCCGTGGTGCTGCTGATTTCGGGGTGCcctgttttggggttcaggtgcATTTCGGGCGCTGGCTGATCGAGGGCAGCCCGGCCGTGGTGCTGCTGATTTCGGGGTGCcctgttttggggttcaggtgcATTTCGGGCGCTGGCTGATCGAGGGCAGCCCGGCCGTGGTGCTGCTGATTTCGGGGTGCcctgttttggggttcaggtgcATTTCGGGCGCTGGCTGATCGAGGGCAGCCCGGCCGTGGTGCTGCTGATTTCGGGGTGCCCTGTTTTGGGGCTCAGGTGCATTTCGGGCGCTGGCTGATCGAGGGCAGCCCGGCCGTGGTGCTGCTGGACGTTGGGGCCACGTCGTGGAGCCTGGAGCGCTGGAAGGGGGAGCTGTGGGAGAGCTGCGCCATCGGGGTGCCCTGGTACGACCGCGAGGCCAACGACGCCGTGCTCTTCGGGTTCCTGGTGGCCTGGTTCCTGGGGGAGGTGAGACTGGGGGGGCCCACAGGATTCGGGGGGTCCcgagggggttttgggggcattccagggggttttggggggacacgggggatttggggggtcccgagAGGGTTTTGGGGGCATtccagggggttttggggtcccctgcTCCCTGTTCTTCGGGTTCCTCATCACTTGGTTCCTCGGGGAGgtgacatgggggggacacagcggggtttgggggtcccagggggctgggggggttcttaagaggggacccaggcgtcctggGGGCGATGGTGACACTGGGGTGACGGTGACACCGGAGGTGATGGTGACACTGGGGTGACGGTGACACTGGGGGGTGACGGTGACGCTGCCCCGGGTGACGGTGACACTGGGGTGACGGTGACACTGGGGGGTGACGGTGACGCTGCCCCGGGTGACGCTGCCCCGGGTGACGGTGACACTGCGGGGTGACGGTGACGCTGCCCCAGGTGACGCTGCCCCGGGTGACGGTGACACTGGGGGTGACGGTGTCGCTGCCCCGGGTGACGGTGACACTGGGGGTGACGGTGACACTGCGGGGTGACGGTGACGCTGCCCCAGGTGACGCTGCCCTGGGTGATGGTGACCCTGGGGGGTGACGGTGACCCTGGGGGGTGACGGTGACACTGGGGGGTGACGGTGACGCTGCCCCGGGTGGCGCTGCCCCGGGTGACGGTGACACTGGGGGGTGACGGTGACCCTGGGGTGACGCTGCCCCGGGTGACGGTGACACTGCGGGGTGACAGTGACACTGCGGGGTGATGGTGACGCTGCCCTGGGTGACGCTGCCCCGGGTGACGGTGACACTGGGGGGTGACGGTGTCGCTGCCCCGGGTGACGGTGACACTGCGGGGTGACGGTGACACTGGGGGGTGACGGTGTCGCTGCCCCGGGTGTCGCTGCCCCGGGTGACGCTGCCGTGGGTGACGGTGACACTGGGGGGTGACGGTGACACTGGGGGGTGACGGTGTCGCTGCCGCGGGTGACGCTGCCCCGGGTGACGCTGCCGTGGGTGACGGTGACACTGGGGGGTGACGGTGTCGCTGCCCCGGGTGACGGTGACACTGGGGGGTGACGGTGATGCTGCCCCGGGTGACGCTGCCGCGGGGCAGTTCGCGGCGCAGAGCGAGGAGCGGCCGTTCATCGTGGGCCATTTCCACGAGtggctggcggggctggggctggtgctgaGCCGGGCGCGGCGGCTGCCGGTGGCCACGATCTTCACCACGCACGCCACGCTGCTCGGCCGGTACCTGTGCGCCGGCAGCGTGGACTTCTACAACAACCTGCAGAGCGTGagtggggacggggacgggggaCAGGGAGAtatggggggggacagggcggatatagggggacatgggaggatGGGGGAGGacgggggagcaggggggatgtgggggggatggggatatggggggatgtggggggacagggggacacgggggataCAGGAGACacgggggtgatggggacacgggggtggcagggggatgtggggggacagggggacacgggggtggcagggggatatggggggacaggggacacgggggtggcagggggatgtggggggagagggggacacgggggtggcaggggaatgtggggggacaggggacacgggggtggcagggggatatggggggacaggggacacgggggtggcagggggatgtggggggagagggggacacgggggtggcaggggaatgtggggggacaggggacacgggggtggcagggggatatggggggacaggggacacgggggtggcagggggatgtggggggacagggggacatgggggtggtagggggacatggggggacaagggacacgggggtggctggaggacatggggggacagggggacatggggggacaggggacacgggggtggcagggggatgtggggggacaggggacatggggggacaggggacacgggggtggcagggggatgtgggggacagggggacatggggggacaggggacatgggggtggtagggggacacgggggcggcagggggacatggggggacagggggacacgggggtggctggaggatatggggggacagggggacacgggggcggcagggggacatggggggacaggggacacgggggtggctggaggacatggggggatggggggacaggggacacaggggcggcagggggacatggggggacagggggacacgggggtggctggaggatatggggggacagggggacacaggggcggcagggggacatggggggacaggggacatgggggtggctggaggacatggggggatggggggacaggggacacaggggcggcagggggacatggggggacaggggacatgggggtggctggaggatatggggggacagggggacacgggggtggcagggggacatggggggacaggggacatgggggtggtAGGGGGAtacggggggacaggggacacggggggacagggggacacgggggccccggggctgacgggggtgcccggggggccccgggggTGACGGGGCCGCGGTCCCCGGGCTGTGCCGCAGTTCGACGTGGACAAGGAGGCCGGGGAGCGGCAGATCTACCACCGGTACTGCCTGGAGCGCGCGGCCGCGCACTGCGCGCACGTGCTCACCACCGTGTCCCACGTCACCGCCGCCGAGGCCGAGCACCTGCTCAAGCGCAAGCCCGGTGGGGGCGCCCGGAGACGGGGGGCGGGAACGGGGCCCCAAACCTGGGGGGACCCGGAACCTGGGGGGACCCGGAACCTGGGGGGGCCTGGAACCTGGGGGGGACCTGGAACTTGGGGGGGCCTGGAACCTGGGGGGACACAGAACCTGGGGAGGCCTGGAACCTGGGGGGACCCGGAacctgggggggaccccaaacctGGGGGGACCCGGAACCTGGGGGGGGACCTGGAacctgggggggaccccaaacctGGGGGGACCCGGAACCTGGGGGGGGACCCGGAACCTGGGGGGACCCGGAACCTGGGGGGGCCTGGAacctgggggggaccccaaatctGGGGGGACCCGGAACCTGGGGGGGCCTGGAACCGGGGGGGACCCGGAACCTGGGGGGGACCCGGAACCTGGGGGGGCCTGGAAcaggggggaccccaaaacctggggGGACCTGGAACGGGGCGGGGCCCGAAACCGGGAGGGACCCTGAAACCGGGGGGGACCCGGAACCTGGGGGGGGCCCTGAAACTGGGGTTGACCCTGGAACCCCgtggggcaccccaaaaccagggaGAACCCTGAAACATGGGGGGGGACCCCAATATCCCCATAGGGACCCCAATGTCCTGGGGGgtccccccgacccccccccgtgtgccccccagccctggcacccccCCCCCTGCCCAAcggggaccccccgggacccaCATCACCCCCAGGGGGTCCTACATGTCCCCaagggaacccaggcgtccgggggggaacccaggcgtccggggggccCCTcctgaccccccgtgtcccccccagaccTGGTGACCCCCAACGGGCTCAACGTGCGCAAGTTCTCGGCCATGCACGAGTTCCAGAACCTGCACGCGCAGAGCAAAGCGCGGGTCCAGGAGTTCGTCAGGGGACATTTCTACGGGTTGGTGTCaccgggggacccaggcgtccgggggggacccaggagttcggggagacCTGGCAGTTTGGGGGGACTCAGGAGattgggggacccaggagtttagagggacccaggcatccgggggggacccaggagttcgggagggtctgggggtgtcctggggggtttcggggtgtctgggggggatTGGGGTGTCCCGGCAGTTTCGAGGTGTCCCGGGGGTTTTGAGGGCTccctgggggggttttggggtgtctgggggtgTTTGGGGTGCCCTGGGTTGGGGTGCCCCGGGGATCTTGGGGTGTCCCGGCGGTTTTGAGGGGTCTttgggggggtgtttggggtGCCGGGTTCAGGGTGccctggggttttggggtgtttggggtGCCTGGGTTGGGGTGCCGCAGGCTTTTGGGGTGCCTGGGTTTGGGGTGTCCCAGGTTGTTTGGGGTGTCCCGGGGTGTTTGGGGTGCCCGGGTTGGGTCCTCTGGTTTGGGGTGCCCTGGTTTGGGGTGCCCGGGTTGGGGTGCCCGGGTTGGGGTGCCCAGATTGGGAGCCTGGTTTGGGGTGCCCGGGTTCAGTGCCTGGTTTGGGGTGCCCGGTTTGGGGTGTcccaggggttttggggtgtcccaggggttttggggtgcccggTTGGGCGCCCCGGGTTTGGGGTATCCCGGGGGTTTCAGGGTGCCCGGTTTGGGGTGCCCAGGTTGGGTGCCCCGGGTTTGGGGTGTCccgggggtttggggtgtcccgGGGGTTTCGGGGTGCCCGGTTGGGTGCTCCGGGTTTGGGGTGTCCCGGGGGTTTCGGGGTGCCAGGTTTGGGTGCCCGGTTGGGTGCCCCGGGTTTGGGGTGTCCCGGGGGTTTCGGGGTGCCCGGTTTGGGGTGCCAGGTTTGGGTGCCCCgggtttggggtgtcctgggAGTTTGGGGTGTCCCGGGGGTTTCGGGGTGCCCGGTTGGGTGCCTGGTTTGGGTGCCCCGGGTTTGGGGAGTCCCGGGGGTTTCGGGGTGCCCGGGTTGGGGTGCCCGGTTGGGTGCCCGGTTGGGTGCCCCgggtttggggtgtcctgggAGTTTGGGGTGTCCCGGGGGTTTCAGGGTGCCCGGTTGGGTGCCTGGTTTGGGTGCCCCGGGTTTGGGGTGTCCCGGGGGTTTCGGGGTGCCCGGTTTGGGGTGCCTGGGTTGGGGTGCCCGGTTGGGTGCCCGGTTGGGCGCCCCGGGTtcggggtgtcccgggggtTTCGGGGTGCCCGGTGTGGGGTGCCAGGTTTGGGTGCTCCGGGTTTGGGGTGTCccgggggtttggggtgtcccgGGGGTTTCGGGGTGCCCGGCTGGGTGCCCGGTTGGGTGCTCCGGGTTTGGGGTGTCCCGGGGGTCTCGGGGTGCCCGGCTGGGCGCCCCGGTGACGGGTCCCGCAGGCACCTGGACTTCGACCTGGACAAGACGCTTTTCTTCTTCATCGCGGGCCGGTACGAGTTCTCCAACAAGGGCGCCGACATCTTCCTGGAGGCGCTGGCGCGGCTCAACTACCTGCTCAGGGTCAGCGCCACGCGggcggggacggggacacggacacggacaGGGGGacggacaggggacaggggacagggggacggggacacggacacgggcacggacaggggacatggggacatgggacagggggacggggacacggacAGAGGACCGGGACacggacagggggacatgggacagggggacggggacacggacAGAGGACTGGGACacggacagggggacatgggacagggacagggggacatgggacagggggatggggacacggacacggacacggacacggatagggggacggggacacggacacggacagggggacatgggacagggggacaggggaccgggaccgggacagggggacagggacacggggcaggggaccaggacagggggacacgggacagggggacagggacagggggacatgggacagggggacatgggacaggggacgaggacagggggacacgggacagggggacatgggacagggggacggggacacggacacggacagggggacatgggacagggacagggggacatgggacacggacagggggacggggacagagagacatgggacagggggacgggaCAGGGGAACAGGGACACGGACAGGGGCACGGGGACATGGACacggacaggggacagggacagggggacgtgggACAGGGGAccaggacagggggacatgggacagggggacatgagAACGGGGCACATGGAGACATTGGACATGGGGATATgaggacaggggacatggggacatggggacatggggatatggggacaggggacatggggacagcggACACGGAGGTaaggggggacagagggacgcTGAGGACATTGGGGGCATGGGGATatgtggggacgtgggggactCTTAGTGGTTCCTGGTGgctccgtgtccccatgtccccatgtccccattgtccccatgtccccatgtccccatgtccccatgcacGTCAATGGCAGCGAGGTGACCGTGGTGGGCCCattgtctccatgtccccattgtccccatgtccccgtgcaGGTCAATGGCAGCGAGGTGGCTGTGGTggccccattgtccccattgtccccatgtccccatgtccccatgtccccgtgtccccatgtccccgtgcaGGTTAATGGCAGCGAGGTGACCGTGGTggccccactgtccccatgtccccatgtccccgtgtccccgtgtccccatgcaggTCAATGGCAGCGAGGTGACCGTGGTGgccccactgtccccattgtccccatgtccccattgtccccatgtccccatgtccccgtgtccccgtgtccccatgcaggTCAATGGCAGCGAGGTGGCCGTGGTGGCCCCgttgtccccacgtccccatgtccccatgtccccgtgtccccgtgcaGGTCAATGGCAGCGAGGTGACCGTGGTggccccactgtccccatgtccccattgtccccatgtccccgtgcaGGTCAATGGCAGCGAGGTGACCGTGGTggcccctgtgtccccattgtccccatgtccccattgtccccatgtccccatgtccccgtgcaGGTCAATGGCAGCGAGGTGACCGTGGTggccccactgtccccatgtccccattgtccccatgtccccatgtccccgtgcaGGTCAATGGCAGCGAGGTGACCGTGGTggccccactgtccccatgtccccattgtccccattgtccccatgtccccatgcagGTCAATGGCAGCGAGGTGACCGTGGTGgccccactgtccccattgtccccatgtccccatgtccccatgcagGTCAATGGCAGCGAGGTGACCGTGGTggccccactgtccccatgtccccattgtccccaatgtccccatgtccccgtgtccccatgcaggTCAATGGCAGCGAGGTGACCGTGGTGgccccactgtccccattgtccccattgtccccatgtccccattgtccccttgtccccatgtccccgtgcaGGTCAATGGCAGCGAGGTGACCGTGGTGgccccactgtccccattgtccccatgtccccatgtccccgtgtccccgtgcaGGTCAATGGCAGCGAGGTGACCGTGGTGgccccactgtccccattgtccccatgtccccatgtccccgtgtccccatgtccccgtgcaGGTCAATGGCAGCGAGGTGACCGTGGTggccccattgtccccattgtccccatgtccccgtgcaGGTCAATGGCAGCGAGGTGACCGTGGTGGCGTTCTTCATCATGCCCGCGAGAACCAACAACTTCAACGTGGAGTCGCTCAAGGGCCAGGCCGTGCGCAAGCAGCTCTGGTGGGGCcgaacccccaaaaccccaaaaacaccccaaaaacccccaaaacccccaaaacacccccaaaaccccaaaaacaccccaaaaacacccccaaaaccccccaaaacacccccaaaaacccccaaaacccccaaaacacccccaaaaacccccaaaacaccccctgAAACacctcaaaaaaccccccaaaacccccaaaacaccccaaaaacacccccaaaaccccaaaacaccccaaaaacacccccgaaacaccccccaaaacccccaaaacaccccaaaacccccaaaacacccccaaaaacccccaaaacaccccaaaaacacccccaaaacccccaaaacaccccaaaaacacccccgaaacacccccaaaaacccccgaaacacccccaaaaaccccaaaaacacccccgagccccccaaaacaccctcaaaaaccccaaaacacccccaaacccccaaaacaccccccgAAACacctcaaaaaacccccaaaacaccccaaaaccacccccaaacccccaaaacacccccgaccccccccaaacacccccagaacaccccagggaccccaaaccGCACCCGGGCCCCCTAAACCGCTTGCGGAGCCCCCCAGGAaccccccggtgccccccaaGCCcgcagggacccaggcgtccgggctgACCCTGCCCCCGCTCCCCAGGGACACGGCCAACGCCGTCAAGGAAAAGTTCGGCAAGAAACTCTACGAATCGCTGCTGGTGTAAGCgccaaaacccccaaaaccccccaaaacagcccccggacgcctgggtcccttccagtgggggaggggcgggggccCTTTAACCCCCCAACACGCGTTTCAGGGGGAACCTGCCGGACATGAACAAGATGCTGGATCGGGAGGATTTCACCATGATGAAACGCGCCATTTTCGCCACTCAGGtagcccggacgcctgggtccttctgGGGGGGTCGTGGCCcagccggacgcctgggtccttcctgGGGGGGGTCGTGGCCcagccggacgcctgggtcctttctGGGGGGGTCGTGGcccacccggacgcctgggtccttcctgGGGGGGTCGTGgcccgcccggacgcctgggtccttctgGGGGGGGTCGTGgcccgcccggacgcctgggtccttctcGGGGGGTCGTGgcccgcccggacgcctgggtcctttctCGGGGGTTTGTGGCCcacccagacacctgggtccTTCTGGGGGGGGTCGTGgcccgcccggacgcctgggtccttctgGGGGGGTCGTGgcccgcccggacgcctgggtccttctcGGGGGGTCGTGGcccacccggacgcctgggtccttctcGGGGGGTCGTGgcccgcccggacgcctgggtccttctcGGGGGGTCGTGgcccgcccggacgcctgggtccttctcGGGGGATCGTGgcccgcccggacgcctgggtccttctcGGGGGGTCGTGgcccgcccggacgcctgggtcctttctGGGGGGGTCGTGGCCcagccggacgcctgggtcctttctGGGGGGGTCGTGgcccgcccggacgcctgggtcctttctCGGGGGTTTGTGGcccacccggacgcctgggtccttcttGGGGGGTCGTGgcccgcccggacgcctgggtcctttttgggggggtcgtggcccgcccggacgcctgggtcctttctGGAGGGTCGTGGCCCgcccggacgccggggtccTTCTTGGGGGGTCGTGgcccgcccggacgcctgggtcctttctCGGGGGGTTGTAGcccacccggacgcctgggtcctttctCGGGGGTTTGTGGCCCACCCGGACGCCTGGTCCTTTCTCGGGGGGGTTGTAGCCcacccggacacctgggtccttTCTCGGGGGGTCGTGGcccacccggacgcctgggtcctttctTGGGGGGTCGTGGCCCACCCGGACGCCGGGGTCCTTTCTCGGGGGTTTGTGGcccacccggacgcctgggtcctttctCGGGGGGTCGTGGcccacccggacgcctgggtcctttctCGGGGGATCGTGGCCcagccggacgcctgggtccttcttGGGGGGGTCGTGgcccgcccggacgcctgggtcctttctCGGGGGGTTGTAGCCcacccggacacctgggtccttTCTGGGGGGGTCGTGGcccacccggacgcctgggtccttctcGGGGGTTTGTGGcccacccggacgcctgggtcctttttGGGGGGTCGTGGCCcacccggacacctgggtccttTCTTGGGGG
The sequence above is a segment of the Caloenas nicobarica isolate bCalNic1 unplaced genomic scaffold, bCalNic1.hap1 Scaffold_1601, whole genome shotgun sequence genome. Coding sequences within it:
- the GYS1 gene encoding LOW QUALITY PROTEIN: glycogen [starch] synthase, muscle (The sequence of the model RefSeq protein was modified relative to this genomic sequence to represent the inferred CDS: inserted 1 base in 1 codon) — translated: MPLARSVSVSSLPGLDEWGGPGAPENVVLFEVAWEVANKVGGIYTVLQTKARVTADEWGESYVLVGPYVESSVRTQVELLEPPQPALRRTLAAMNAQGCKVHFGRWLIEGSPAVVLLDVGATSWSLERWKGELWESCAIGVPWYDREANDAVLFGFLVAWFLGEFAAQSEERPFIVGHFHEWLAGLGLVLSRARRLPVATIFTTHATLLGRYLCAGSVDFYNNLQSFDVDKEAGERQIYHRYCLERAAAHCAHVLTTVSHVTAAEAEHLLKRKPDLVTPNGLNVRKFSAMHEFQNLHAQSKARVQEFVRGHFYGHLDFDLDKTLFFFIAGRYEFSNKGADIFLEALARLNYLLRVNGSEVTVVAFFIMPARTNNFNVESLKGQAVRKQLWDTANAVKEKFGKKLYESLLVGNLPDMNKMLDREDFTMMKRAIFATQRQSFPPVCTHNMLDDATDPILTTIRRIGLFNSSNDRVKIIFHPEFLSSTSPLLPVDYEEFVRGCHLGVFPSYYEPWGYTPAECTVMGIPSVSTNLSGFGCFMEEHIADPSAYGIYIVDRRFRXPEESCAQLTAFLFGFCQQSRRQRIVQRNRTERLSDLLDWKYLGR